One Gossypium hirsutum isolate 1008001.06 chromosome A11, Gossypium_hirsutum_v2.1, whole genome shotgun sequence genomic window carries:
- the LOC107905419 gene encoding protein JINGUBANG: METILKQNKLLGEEESKDNSLMAVDGDSPPHYNDDCSTSPFRKSPWSSHESTHLYASAVEDTNNVTPNVLMGSLVREEGHIYSLAASGDLLYTGSHSKNIRVWRNQKEFSGFKSNSGLVKTIVIAGEKIFTGHQDGKIRVWKIANKNSGVHKRVGTLPAFKDYLISSMKPSSYVEVNSNRKAVWLRHIDAISCLSLNEDKTLLYSASWDKTFKVWRVLDSKCLESVQSHDDAVNSIVAGFDGLVFTGSADGTVKIWSRELQEKGTKHIFSQILLKQECAVTALALDLVATMVYCGSSDGVVNFWEGDNHLFHGGALRGHKLAVLCLVTAGNLVISGSADMGITVWKRSGAKHLCLSMLDGHAGPVKCLAIERDPDESIPGQERWILYSGSLDKSVKMWRISERAPPMTQWRQQSYSSSDTKHLPATLPANPAFSSQGGVCQRKE; encoded by the coding sequence ATGGAAACAATCTTAAAACAAAACAAGCTTCTCGGTGAAGAGGAAAGCAAAGATAATTCCTTAATGGCAGTCGACGGTGACTCTCCTCCGCATTACAATGACGACTGTTCAACGTCTCCTTTCAGGAAATCTCCATGGTCGTCTCACGAATCCACTCATTTATATGCTTCGGCTGTTGAAGACACCAACAACGTCACTCCTAACGTGCTCATGGGTTCGTTGGTACGTGAAGAAGGGCATATATATTCCTTGGCTGCCTCTGGGGATTTGTTATACACGGGTTCCCATAGCAAGAACATTAGAGTTTGGAGGAACCAGAAGGAGTTTTCAGGGTTTAAATCCAATAGTGGACTGGTTAAAACCATAGTCATTGCTGGAGAGAAGATCTTTACGGGCCATCAAGATGGGAAGATTCGGGTTTGGAAGATTGCTAACAAAAACTCAGGTGTTCATAAACGAGTTGGTACATTACCAGCTTTTAAAGATTATTTAATAAGCTCCATGAAGCCAAGTAGTTATGTTGAAGTGAACAGCAATCGTAAGGCCGTATGGCTCAGGCACATCGATGCTATATCTTGCCTTAGTTTGAATGAAGATAAAACGTTGCTTTACTCGGCTTCTTGGGATAAAACATTCAAAGTTTGGAGAGTTTTGGATTCGAAATGCTTGGAATCCGTTCAATCCCACGATGATGCAGTGAATTCCATTGTTGCAGGCTTCGATGGGTTAGTGTTTACAGGCTCAGCTGATGGAACGGTCAAGATTTGGAGCAGAGAGTTACAAGAGAAAGGAACCAAGCATATCTTTTCACAGATATTGCTGAAACAAGAATGCGCGGTTACGGCATTGGCCTTGGACCTTGTTGCTACAATGGTTTATTGCGGGTCATCGGATGGAGTGGTTAACTTTTGGGAAGGTGACAACCATCTCTTCCACGGTGGTGCTTTGAGAGGGCACAAACTGGCTGTTCTTTGCTTGGTAACAGCAGGGAACCTTGTGATCAGTGGATCAGCTGATATGGGGATTACCGTATGGAAAAGATCGGGGGCTAAGCATTTGTGCTTGTCCATGTTAGACGGCCATGCCGGTCCCGTTAAGTGCTTGGCAATAGAAAGAGATCCTGATGAATCAATCCCTGGTCAAGAGCGGTGGATTCTTTACAGTGGTAGCCTAGATAAGTCGGTCAAGATGTGGCGCATATCGGAAAGAGCCCCGCCTATGACACAATGGCGGCAGCAGTCTTACTCATCATCGGACACCAAACATCTACCGGCCACATTGCCAGCGAATCCCGCTTTCTCTTCCCAAGGTGGAGTTTGCCAAAGAAAGGAATAG